ATGCTTGCAGTCACGCTAAAGGTAATGTTACGGTAAGAATGCTCTGTATCCATGATTTCCTGTTTCATCCGTTTTGCAACATTCATTGCATCATCTGGTTTTGTTTCAGGAAGTATAACCATGAATTCTTCGCCACCATAACGGAAAGCTAGATCAGAATCACGTAGCTGGTTTATTATTATTGAAGAGATTTTACGAAGAACGATATCACCCACCTGATGGCCATAGTTGTCGTTTACTGATTTAAAATGGTCTATATCAAGCATTAAAAGCGATAAATCACGATTATACCGTTTGGCGCGTTTAAACTCAAGTTCAATTTGTTCTATGAAATATCTTCTGTTGTAAAGCCCCGTTAATGGATCAGTAATGGACAACCACTTTAATATTTCAGTGCGCTGTTCAACCATTTCTTCAAGATTGTTTGAATATTTTTCCAGTAACTTCTTTGATTCCATCAATTCATTGAC
The genomic region above belongs to Spirochaetota bacterium and contains:
- a CDS encoding GGDEF domain-containing protein: MLNKTTITLFIKFLLYNIVVTGAICIFFYTINAITFTLTIIAGIAIINIVFSIYMALFAAKPFVLLLRSIQSLINAEYTNIDPFSKEVLIQLIQQLGQFKAKSDSLLREKDTIVNELMESKKLLEKYSNNLEEMVEQRTEILKWLSITDPLTGLYNRRYFIEQIELEFKRAKRYNRDLSLLMLDIDHFKSVNDNYGHQVGDIVLRKISSIIINQLRDSDLAFRYGGEEFMVILPETKPDDAMNVAKRMKQEIMDTEHSYRNITFSVTASIGIVSIKDMLGKFETVDDIIKKVDDNLYKAKNSGRNTIIYE